From the genome of Spinacia oleracea cultivar Varoflay chromosome 2, BTI_SOV_V1, whole genome shotgun sequence, one region includes:
- the LOC110788994 gene encoding uncharacterized protein isoform X1, which produces MQEFSATVASHIRFLLQSLNGSNSDSVLQELCQFTEQGLEGSLLIMQSLLDFMNIFETEAKNVHLHPVISSVFRFILDKPNFSTVLCQSLRKLTVRDGFLENLSNALGLSLSEKIAVGLAFSESENSDARLVGTNFCMRQIEGLFANPSTIESTEKIQNIFMFLHRCEGLSKHVDTFTQMLSLMPLKEGVPFILAPMVPDDLNETKFLSDCRSMDLFYDSNEDDFDAIVAEMEKEISMADVMKELGYGCTISASKCKEILSLFMPLTEASIARILGIVVRSHAGLEENTSTFSSFLSAIGSNPLSDLPFLSSWDVNVLVETIKQLAAETNWVGVMENLDHEGFYIPNENAFTFFMTIFKHACQDSFPLHAICGSVWKNSEGQLSFLKYAVSAPSESFTFAHSIRQLVYVDSVHGLQSQPGQSNYAWLCLDLVDVLCQLAERGHAATIQSMLEYPLKHCPEVLLLGVAQIHTTYNLLQHEVSSTVLPMIIANAGSKGVILHLWHINHYLVLRGFADVLANDPDSIHRILDICQETKILNHVLERMPFSFAIKLAAVASHKELLDLERWLSDNLMTSKDTFFKECFKYVKEVQSQIVSEENSNRLHQTASSANPGSQSSLVILKVLKANAQATTSKSLCDEIEKMHVSLMNGSLVQQNDGVTDLSTSAIETEANSYFQRMFSERFTIDEMVQMLACFKESSDKREQSIFECMISNLFEEYRFFPKYPERQLGIAAVLFGSIIKHQLVTHLTLGIALRCVLDALRKPADSKMFVFGTKALEQFINRLDEWPQYCNHILQISHLRGTHLELVAYIEGVLARQSHGGNGPVDQLNITSLGATVNEITGSTTSQLGQPLSSPLPIQPRPPVLVDDGNKVASSMNSFTKPLVASSAQSNATSLADAVGISKTPSPLAASGMLSSSQGVPRSRGGFGSALSIETLLVAAERRETPIEAPSTDVQDKLSFMFNNIGPSTVEKKATEFLELIKEDCYPWFAQYMVMRRASVEPNYQEMYLKFLDKINSKALYKEIVQETYENCKVLLGSELIKSSAEERSLLKNMGSWLGRLTIGRNQVLRSRDIDPKSLIMEAYEKGLMIAVIPFTSKILEPCQSSLAYQPPNPWTMGILALLAEIYAMPNLKMNLKFDIEVLFKNLGVQIKEVTPTSLLRDRVRVVEGNPDFSNKEFVAPQPPISSEDQVAIPEPMEPPKPQLPVPISPYVVPAEDDKGGSMGFSDQLPSAQGLLQSTGSQSPYSMAQLPPTIPSLGAHVVVNSKLNTMGLHGHFQRVLPLAMDRAIKEIVPGIVQRSVSIASQTTKELVIKDYALESAESRIYNAAHLMVASLSGSLAHVTCKEPLRGSISSQLRNMLQGVNIGSEILEQYVQLVTNDNLDLGCAMIEQAAQEKAVQTIDAEISQQLSMRRKHRESPGSSIYDASIYAQGAMGVLPETLRPTPGRLSVSQQRVYEDFVRLPWQNQQSSQSANTTLVAHSPSPAGGSFPRTLSASSGQLSANVYSSGLGNTSYGVGAQPVDLVSEELEPSSTQILSTASLSQIRTSDNVGSQRTEIDSTLVSSSGVPAMESQPVESAASIKESGITSQSPPQGSAPLVSSLAEPSLTTGDALDKYQLVALKLETALTSEGGEAEFQSIVSEVPQIILRCVSRDEAGLAVAQKVFKALYENGGSGLHTAAHLAILAAIRDVCKLVVKELTSWVIYSDEERKFNKDITVGLIRRELLNLAEYNIHMAKLLDAGRNKIATEFAVSLLQTLVNEEPKVISELQTLVEALSKQLAARPGSPELLQQLVETAKIPAATVGGITSPSTGKDDKNRQARDKKVSQSVASRGEYNNVEIMEPDAASFQKQVSLLFAEWYRLSELPLGTDAQCIRFILQLHQNGLLRGDDITDRFFRVLLEISVSHFGEVMQSTPQVQSSFLAIDIYAKLVYSILKHCPVDQGSGKLFLLPKILTITVRSIQKDADEKKEEFNPRPYYRLFINWLLDFGSLDLVHEGVNFQVLSAFANAFHTLQPLKVPAFSFAWLELVSHRTFMPKLLAANSQKGWPFLHRLLVDLFQFMEPFLRNAEMGDLIRFLYKGTLRVLLVLLHDFPEFLCDFHFSFCDVIPPSCIQMRNIILSAFPRNMRLPDPSTPNLKIDLLEEMSQAPRILSEVEAALKAKQMKADVDEFLRTMQSSPFLSDLKQRLLLSPSEASHAGTCYNVPLINSLVLYVGMQAVQLLQSRNRSQPQPVSSDPLAVKAALDIFQTLMKDLDTEGRYLFLNAIANQLRYPNTHTHYFSVILLYLFSDANQEIVQEQITRVLLERLIVNRPHPWGLLITFIELIKNPGYNFWNRTFTRCAPEIEKLFESVSRSCGGPKPVNESMVGSGGLSDNAH; this is translated from the exons ATGCAGGAGTTTTCAGCGACGGTCGCCAGCCATATCCGCTTCCTTCTGCAGAGCTTGAATGGATCCAACTCTGATTCTGTGCTTCAAGAGCTTTGTCAG TTCACCGAACAAGGTTTGGAAGGAAGCTTATTGATCATGCAGAGTTTGTTGGACTTTATGAATATATTTGAGACAGAGGCAAAGAATGTTCATCTGCACCCAGTTATATCGTCAGTTTTTAGATTCATATTGGATAAACCGAATTTCAGTACTGTTCTCTGCCAGTCCCTTCGAAAGCTTACAGTTAGAGATGGATTCCTCGAAAATTTATCAAATGCATTAGGTCTCtcactttctgaaaaaattgCTGTTGGTCTTGCATTTTCAGAGTCAGAAAATTCTGATGCCAGACTGGTTG GGACAAATTTCTGCATGAGACAGATCGAGGGGTTGTTTGCGAATCCTAGCACCATTGAATCAACTGAGAAAATCCAGAATATTTTTATGTTCCTTCACCGATGTGAGGGCCTCTCAAAGCATGTAGATACTTTTACACAGATGTTGAGTTTAATGCCTCTGAAAGAGGGCGTGCCATTTATTTTGGCTCCCATGGTCCCAGACGACCTGAATGAGACCAAATTTCTCAG TGACTGCAGGAGCATGGATTTGTTCTATGATTCCAATGAAGACGACTTTGATGCTATTGTTGCCGAAATGGAGAAGGAGATCAGTATGGCTGATGTCATGAAAGAACTAGGCTATGGATGCACCATCAGTGCTTCAAAATGCAAGGAAATATTGTCTCTTTTTATGCCACTAACTGAAGCAAGCATTGCCAGGATACTGGGCATTGTTGTCCGTTCTCATGCTGGTCTCGAGGAAAACACATCTACTTTTTCGTCATTCCTCTCAGCAATTGGAAGCAACCCTTTGTCTGATCTTCCATTTCTCAGTTCCTGGGATGTCAATGTCCTTGTCGAGACAATTAAACAACTT GCAGCTGAAACCAACTGGGTTGGAGTTATGGAGAATCTGGACCACGAGGGATTTTACATTCCTAACGAGAATGCTTTTACATTTTTCATGACCATTTTCAAGCATGCCTGTCAG GATTCCTTCCCCCTCCATGCTATTTGTGGTTCAGTTTGGAAGAATTCTGAGGGGCAACTATCCTTTCTGAAGTACGCGGTATCTGCGCCATCTGAATCATTTACCTTTGCCCATTCAATTAGGCAACTG GTGTATGTTGATTCAGTACATGGTCTACAATCTCAACCTGGACAGTCCAATTATGCATGGTTATGTCTTGATCTTGTTGATGTATTGTGCCAATTAGCTGAGAGGGGTCATGCGGCTACAATCCAGTCAATGCTTGAATATCCACTTAAGCATTGCCCTGAAGTACTACTACTTGGGGTAGCACAAATCCAT ACCACTTATAATCTTCTTCAGCATGAAGTTTCCTCTACTGTTCTACCGATGATAATTGCTAATGCTGGCAGTAAGGGAGTAATCCTTCACCTCTGGCACATCAACCATTATTTGGTATTGCGTGGATTTGCTGATGTTCTAGCTAATGATCCAGACAGCATTCACAGGATTTTAGATATATGCCAGGAAACAAAG ATTCTCAACCATGTCTTGGAGCGGATGCCTTTTTCTTTTGCTATCAAACTTGCAGCAGTTGCTTCTCACAAGGAGCTTTTAGATCTCGAGAGATGGCTGAGTGATAATTTAATGACAAGTAAAGACACCTTTTTTAAG GAGTGCTTCAAGTATGTTAAAGAGGTTCAGAGCCAAATAGTATCAGAAGAGAATTCTAACAGGCTGCATCAAACTGCTTCATCTGCTAATCCTGGCTCCCAGAGTTCTTTGGTCATCTTGAAG GTCCTTAAAGCCAATGCCCAAGCAACGACTTCCAAAAGTCTTTGTGATGAAATTGAAAAAATGCATGTATCGCTGATGAATGGCAGTTTGGTTCAGCAGAATGACGGAGTTACTGATTTATCCACCTCAGCTATTGAAACAGAGGCAAATTCCTATTTCCAGCGCATGTTTTCTGAACGGTTTACTATTGATGAGATGGTTCAAATGCTTGCATGTTTCAAAGAATCCTCTGATAAAAG GGAACAATCTATTTTTGAGTGCATGATCTCCAATCTGTTTGAAGAATATAGATTTTTCCCTAAATACCCCGAGAGACAGCTTGGAATTGCTGCTGTATTATTTG GCTCTATCATCAAGCATCAGCTAGTAACACATCTGACACTTGGTATTGCACTACGTTGTGTTTTGGACGCTTTGCGAAAGCCTGCAGATTCTAAG ATGTTTGTGTTTGGTACCAAAGCACTGGAGCAGTTTATCAATCGTCTGGATGAGTGGCCCCAATATTGCAATCATATCTTGCAGATATCTCACCTGCGTGGTACTCATCTAGAACTTGTTGCGTACATTGAAGGGGTTCTTGCCCGACAATCACATGGTGGAAATGGTCCTGTTGACCAACTAAATATCACTTCTCTGGGAGCAACAGTCAATGAG ATAACTGGATCGACTACTTCACAGTTGGGGCAGCCACTTTCCTCTCCTTTGCCAATTCAACCTCGCCCCCCAGTGCTGGTAGATGATGGAAATAAAGTTGCTTCAAGTATGAATAGCTTCACAAAGCCACTTGTAGCTAGTTCGGCTCAATCTAATGCTACATCTTTAGCTGATGCAGTTGGCATTTCAAAG ACTCCGAGTCCACTGGCTGCATCTGGAATGCTGTCGTCTTCTCAAGGAGTTCCTCGTAGCCGAGGAG GGTTTGGTTCTGCATTGAGCATAGAGACCCTGCTTGTTGCTGCAGAACGAAGAGAAACTCCAATAGAG GCTCCATCGACTGACGTTCAGGACAAACTTTCATTCATGTTCAATAACATCGGTCCTTCTACTGTGGAAAAGAAGGCCACCGAATTTTTAGAACTTATAAAAGAGGATTGTTATCCCTGGTTTGCTCAATATATGGTGATGAGAAG AGCTAGTGTTGAGCCGAATTATCAAGAAATGTATCTGAAGTTTCTGGACAAGATCAATTCAAAAGCGCTGTATAAGGAAATAGTTCAAGAGACATATGAGAACTGCAAG GTTCTTTTGGGCTCTGAGCTCATAAAATCAAGTGCTGAAGAGCGCTCTTTGCTAAAGAATATGGGGAGCTGGCTTGGGAGACTTACAATTGGACGGAATCAAGTTCTTAGGTCTCGTGATATTGATCCTAAGTCTTTGATTATGGAG GCTTACGAGAAAGGATTGATGATTGCTGTGATTCCTTTCACCTCCAAG ATATTGGAACCTTGTCAAAGCAGTCTAGCTTATCAGCCTCCAAATCCTTGGACAATGGGGattcttgccttgcttgctgagATATATGCAATGCCAAACCTAAAGATGAATCTTAAATTTGACATCGAG GTGCTGTTTAAAAACCTTGGTGTTCAGATAAAAGAAGTGACTCCCACTTCTCTTTTACGGGACCGTGTGCGGGTTGTTGAAGGAAATCCTGATTTTTCAAACAAAGAGTTTGTTGCACCACAACCTCCAATTTCTTCTGAAGATCAAGTTGCAATACCAGAGCCCATGGAGCCTCCTAAACCCCAGCTTCCTGTTCCAATTTCTCCG TATGTTGTTCCTGCGGAGGATGATAAAGGAGGGAGTATGGGGTTTTCTGATCAGCTTCCTTCAGCTCAAGGACTGCTACAATCTACTGGTTCTCAGTCGCCATATAGCATGGCTCAG TTACCTCCAACAATTCCTAGTCTTGGAGCACATGTCGTTGTGAATTCGAAGCTTAATACTATGGGCCTACACGGGCACTTTCAGAG AGTGCTCCCACTTGCTATGGATAGAGCTATTAAAGAAATCGTGCCTGGTATAGTGCAGCGTAGTGTTTCCATTGCTTCTCAAACTACTAAGGAGCTTGTTATTAAG GATTATGCCTTGGAATCAGCTGAGAGTCGCATATATAATGCTGCACATCTGATGGTTGCTAGTCTTTCTGGTAGCCTAGCTCATGTGACTTGCAAG GAACCTTTGCGTGGCTCAATATCTAGTCAGCTACGCAACATGCTTCAAGGAGTGAACATTGGAAGTGAAATTTTAGAACAGTATGTGCAGCTCGTTACTAATGATAACCTCGATTTGGGTTGTGCAATGATTGAACAAGCAGCACAAGAAAAG GCTGTGCAAACAATTGACGCGGAAATCTCTCAACAATTATCTATGAGAAGGAAGCACAGAGAAAGTCCTGGTTCCTCGATATACGATGCTAGCATATATGCACAAGGTGCGATGGGCGTCTTGCCAGAAACTCTTCGTCCTACCCCTGGGCGCTTATCTGTTTCCCAGCAACGTGTTTATGAG GATTTTGTGAGGCTTCCCTGGCAAAATCAACAGTCGAGTCAAAGTGCTAATACTACATTGGTTGCTCACTCTCCTTCCCCTGCTGGTGGGAGCTTCCCCCGCACTTTAAGTGCTTCTTCAGGACAACTAAGTGCGAATGTCTATTCCTCTGGACTAGGGAATACTAGTTATGGTGTTGGTGCTCAGCCTGTTGATCTTGTTTCTGAAGAGTTGGAACCATCTTCAACACAGATACTAAG CACTGCTTCTCTTAGCCAGATTAGAACTTCTGATAATGTGGGTTCCCAGCGCACTGAGATTGATTCAACCCTGGTGTCTTCTTCTGGTGTTCCAGCCATGGAATCACAACCAGTTGAATCCGCTGCAAGTATTAAG GAATCTGGAATAACCTCTCAATCACCACCACAGGGATCTGCGCCTTTAGTATCTAGTCTCGCAGAACCTTCATTAACTACTGGAGATGCACTGGACAAATACCAGTTAGTTGCACTGAAG CTGGAAACTGCGCTAACTAGTGAGGGCGGAGAAGCGGAATTTCAG TCTATTGTTTCGGAGGTTCCACAGATCATACTAAGATGTGTCAGTCGAGATGAAGCTGGTTTAGCTGTCGCACAAAAG GTTTTCAAAGCTTTGTATGAGAATGGAGGTAGTGGTTTGCACACTGCTGCTCATCTTGCAATTCTAGCTGCAATTCGTGATGTGTGCAAGCTTGTGGTGAAGGAGCTTACAAGCTGG GTGATTTATTCGGACGAGGAACGGAAGTTCAATAAGGATATTACTGTTGGCCTGATAAGAAGGGAGTTATTGAACTTggctgaatataatattcatatGGCAAAGCTTCTTGATGCGGGAAGGAACA AAATTGCGACAGAGTTTGCTGTTTCACTTCTCCAAACGTTGGTGAATGAAGAACCTAAGGTCATTTCGGAGCTTCAGACTTTAGTTGAAGCCCTGTCTAAG CAGCTTGCTGCGAGGCCTGGGTCACCTGAGTTGTTGCAACAACTAGTTGAAACGGCAAAAATCCCAGCTGCTACTGTTGGTGGCATTACCAGTCCTAGTACCGGAAAGGATGATAAGAACAGACAAGCAAGAGATAAAAAG GTTTCTCAATCTGTGGCAAGTAGGGGAGAATACAACAATGTAGAAATCATGGAGCCAGATGCCGCTAGTTTTCAGAAGCAG GTTTCTCTACTTTTTGCAGAGTGGTACCGGCTATCTGAACTTCCTCTTGGAACTGATGCTCAGTGTATAAGATTCATTTTACAGCTACATCAAAATGGTTTACTCAGAGGGGATGACATAACAGACCGCTTCTTCCGGGTTCTTTTG GAAATCTCTGTGTCACATTTTGGTGAGGTGATGCAATCAACTCCACAAGTGCAGTCCTCCTTCCTCGCCATTGATATTTACGCTAAATTAGTATATTCAATCTTGAAG CATTGTCCAGTGGATCAAGGATCAGGCAAACTCTTTCTCTTAccaaag ATTTTAACTATAACTGTGAGATCAATTCAAAAAGATGCCGATGAAAAGAAAGAGGAATTTAATCCTAGGCCTTACTATAGGCTCTTTATTAATTGGCTGTTAGACTTCGGTTCGTTAGACCTTGTGCACGAAGGTGTTAATTTCCAG GTTTTATCAGCTTTTGCAAATGCATTCCATACCTTGCAGCCTCTTAAAGTACCTGCTTTCAG CTTTGCATGGCTTGAGCTAGTTAGTCACCGAACTTTCATGCCTAAATTGCTTGCTGCCAACTCACAGAAGGGGTGGCCCTTTCTTCATCGTTTATTAGTAGACTTATTCCAGTTCATGGAGCCTTTCTTGAGGAACGCTGAAATGGGAGATTTG ATACGCTTTCTGTACAAAGGAACTCTGAGAGTGCTGCTGGTGCTGCTGCATGATTTTCCAGAATTCTTGTGCGACTTTCATTTTAGTTTTTGTGATGTCATACCTCCCAGCTGCATACAGATGCGAAATATTATCCTCAGTGCTTTTCCTCGCAACATGAGACTTCCAGATCCTTCAACTCCAAACTTGAAG ATTGATTTGCTGGAAGAGATGAGCCAAGCACCTCGTATATTGTCCGAAGTCGAAGCAGCTCTGAAGGCAAAGCAGATGAAAGCTGATGTTGATGAGTTTCTCAGG ACAATGCAATCATCCCCATTTCTGAGTGATTTGAAGCAGAGATTACTACTTTCGCCTAGTGAGGCTTCCCATGCTGGGACCTGTTACAATGTACCTCTGATCAATTCACTTGTGCTGTATGTTGGGATGCAG GCAGTTCAGCTGCTTCAGTCACGGAACCGGTCACAACCTCAGCCAGTTAGCAGTGATCCGTTGGCAGTCAAAGCAGCATTAGATATATTTCAAACTTTAATGAAGGATCTGGATACTGAAGGCCGCTATCTATTTCTAAATGCGATTGCTAACCAGTTGCGTTATCCCAATACTCACACACATTACTTCTCCGTCATCCTCCTCTATTTATTTTCTGATGCTAATCAG GAGATCGTTCAGGAACAGATAACCCGAGTACTGTTGGAAAGACTAATTGTTAATAGGCCACATCCATGGGGACTGCTGATTACATTCATTGAACTAATCAAG AACCCTGGATATAATTTCTGGAACCGTACCTTCACAAGGTGTGCACCTGAAATAGAAAAATTGTTCGAGTCGGTTTCCAGATCATGTGGGGGTCCAAAGCCTGTTAATGAGAGCATGGTTGGCTCAGGAGGATTGTCCGATAACGCTCATTGA